A portion of the Bactrocera neohumeralis isolate Rockhampton chromosome 2, APGP_CSIRO_Bneo_wtdbg2-racon-allhic-juicebox.fasta_v2, whole genome shotgun sequence genome contains these proteins:
- the LOC126751426 gene encoding putative uncharacterized protein DDB_G0271606 — protein MSTYRGVNFHDLCRVCTSHTEQRISIFSADGKSKNLCTKIADCLSLMVDEKDHLPKVLCVTCLGQVEEIYKFRNICKNSQNVLSDCLKQATQHSSGKIYIKDGIATNTGKSINVVCNNTSNIRLNGCTPSTLDVNNTPQYTALTPQQNFSNLGSISTNNDVLNSIMQSIGIQQTTVANQADKPLIQEYTITMDSKGALKTEPVPYKSDTTPVANSLQQPAPQQRKNLSMDCDHKAITEFLKMKPNIKVTPLGKNNNKKIGEQQQPQQLQLQSSQIINQQDQHNNTQHIHIQQQQPLSQSTTAAASLQLQQLQQQLQQFQLQQQLQQQLQQITSQLQPQSTITLGPPPTPAVETSPSKSKKPKLNFVLTSPPSQTLTASLPQLSMNAGTQPPQIQLQLQAPQTQSQATAATLLSNLAPFLQQQSAQTLNSSNILQTTTPSTTPTTLVTSPNKCYLPITIKDENSDQQIVAHIDAKNFMLPTTYQLQMKVQPQIATVDGQPIMQLAPTSIPATLQLAASALNSQSFQTITGNMLQTIPTTIQSSPPQQHQQQAQVHQLSLKQPAAHVTSQQIIRPVTQCTNDVATSTNEQIEDFVPNKNDNNKQFAKQMEKVIKQQKYRLSQQAGSGNIEITPTTNFTQEMQQVTKQNQQQQKQQKPNPQQQAQESQKEEQQLQAQKQLQDVVTLLRPQSHNGGTVQRVTNKSTMKTQQQKAALQQPPAHASMQTKIPMLQKNDVTISRISNTAQTQQQQQDQQQALLKLLPATTLDVKSKNANGVGTQIQQQQPQMQFTSKQQDTQSQQNQTSNAPSTQKIMRQTESVSSIQSLSHFHTQQQQSLNTANDAAANTRPPQQQQQFSANSTEKDDTKVKTEGVSAHGVGPNGLECSQCGRVFKKKEHLTQHVKLHAGLRPFKCKEEQCGKAFSRKEHLMRHEISHSGRKLFSCDVCHKPFSRKDNLNKHRRIHTTGTNLYNCEICNKQFAVRAYYEEHKQMHEDATSAGIGNSNQKAEKTTNGPNTINTDVAVPHSQVASRQQQQTQLLQQTQQQQTQLLQQAQQQQTHLLQQSQQNQQQAHLQQHSQQQQQTHLLQHSQQQQQQPELTAIPPSLMSTSQPQTQQIQIVQHQAGNTQFQQQHQPQHIMQLQLPTVVGAQDLAGNTITITQSHDPTLKATIGSHDATVLNLPSSLANLMQLSHAQFVNTATGQIMGHIKIEK, from the exons ATGTCTACTTACCGTGGTGTAAATTTTCACGATTTGTGTAGGGTCTGCACGTCCCATACAGAGCAACGTATCAGTATATTTTCAGCTGATGGAAAGAGCAAAAATCTTTGCACTAAAATAGCCGATTGCCTGTCATTGATG gtTGACGAGAAAGATCATCTCCCAAAGGTCTTATGTGTAACATGTTTGGGACAGGtggaagaaatttataaatttcgaaatatttgcaaaaattcacaaaatgtgttgagtgACTGTTTAAAGCAAGCTACGCAACATAGTAGCGGGAAGATCTACATAAAAGATGGTATAGCAACGAATACTGGCAAGAGTATAAATGTTGTGTGCAACAACACATCTAATATTCGGTTGAATGGTTGTACACCATCCACATTAGACGTAAACAACACCCCGCAATATACAGCACTAACACCTCAGCAAAATTTTTCTAACTTGGGCTCAATTTCCACTAACAATGACGTGCTTAACTCGATTATGCAGTCGATCGGCATACAA caaacaACGGTCGCTAATCAAGCAGATAAGCCACTCATACAGGAGTATACCATAACAATGGATAGTAAGGGAGCTTTGAAGACTGAACCTGTACCGTACAAATCCGATACAACTCCTGTGGCAAACAGTTTGCAACAGCCGGCTCCACAGCAAAGAAAGAATCTCTCTATGGATTGTGATCACAA AGCAATAACTGAGTTTCTTAAAATGAAACCAAACATAAAAGTCACTCCCttaggaaaaaataataataaaaaaataggagAGCAACAACAACCCCAACAGTTGCAACTCCAGTCATCACAAATCATAAACCAACAAGATCAGCACAACAACACCCAGCACATTCATATTCAACAGCAGCAACCCCTATCGCAATCCACAACAGCTGCCGCCAGTCTGCAATTacaacaattgcaacagcaGTTGCAACAATTTCAGTTACAACAACAGTTGcagcaacaattacaacaaatcACATCTCAATTACAACCACAGTCTACAATCACTCTTGGTCCTCCACCTACACCTGCCGTGGAGACAAGCccaagcaaaagcaaaaagccTAAACTAAATTTCGTCTTAACCTCACCTCCTTCACAGACACTTACGGCTTCATTACCACAACTATCAATGAATGCTGGAACACAGCCCCCacaaatacaattacaattgcaagCACCTCAGACACAATCTCAGGCTACTGCGGCGACACTGCTATCAAACTTGGCACCATTTTTACAACAGCAGTCAGCACAAACGCTCAATTCGTCGAACATACTGCAAACAACAACGCcatcaacaacaccaacaacccTAGTAACATCGCCGAATAAGTGTTATCTTCCTATAACTATCAAGGACGAAAATTCGGATCAACAAATTGTGGCCCATATAGATGCGAAAAACTTTATGCTCCCTACAACATATCAATTACAAATGAAAGTACAGCCACAGATCGCTACCGTGGATGGACAGCCAATTATGCAATTGGCACCGACATCTATACCTGCCACCCTGCAGTTGGCGGCATCAGCTTTAAATAGCCAATCCTTTCAAACGATAACAGGTAATATGCTGCAAACAATTCCAACAACTATACAATCATCACCaccacaacaacaccagcagcagGCACAGGTGCATCAACTTTCACTAAAGCAACCAGCGGCGCATGTAACCTCCCAACAAATAATTCGGCCGGTAACACAGTGCACTAACGACGTCGCCACTTCGACAAATGAACAAATAGAAGACTTTGTGCcgaataaaaatgataataataaacaGTTTGCAAAACAGATGGAAAAAGTGATAAAACAACAGAAATACAGACTTTCACAGCAGGCTGGCAGTGGCAATATTgaaataacaccaacaacaaatttcacACAAGAAATGCAACAAGTgacaaaacaaaatcaacagcaacaaaaacaacaaaaaccaaacccgCAGCAGCAAGCACAAGAGTCGCAAAAAGAAGAGCAACAGTTGCAGGCACAGAAGCAACTACAGGATGTGGTAACATTACTAAGACCACAGTCACATAACGGCGGAACGGTGCAGCGCGTAACGAACAAATCAACAATGaagacacaacaacaaaaagcggcGTTGCAACAACCACCAGCGCACGCATCAATGCAAACGAAAATACCTATGTTGCAGAAAAACGATGTCACAATCAGCCGAATAAGCAATACTGCGCAAactcaacagcaacaacaagaccAGCAGCAAGCCTTATTGAAGCTTCTGCCTGCAACCACACTGGATGTAAAATCGAAAAACGCCAACGGCGTTGGGACgcaaatacagcaacaacaacctcAAATGCAATTTACATCAAAACAGCAAGATACTCAATcacaacaaaatcaaacatCAAATGCTCCGTCCACCCAAAAAATAATGCGACAGACAGAAAGCGTTTCATCAATACAATCTCTGTCACACTTTcacacgcaacaacaacaatcctTGAATACAGCTAACGATGCAGCAGCAAATACAAGACCtccacagcaacagcagcagtttTCTGCGAATTCCACCGAAAAAGACGATACGAAAGTGAAAACCGAAGGTGTGTCTGCGCACGGTGTAGGTCCAAACGGTCTGGAGTGTAGCCAATGTGGACGCGTCTTCAAGAAGAAAGAGCATCTAACTCAACACGTTAAGCTGCACGCCGGCTTACGGCCCTTCAAGTGCAAGGAGGAGCAATGCGGAAAGGCGTTCAGTCGTAAGGAGCACCTAATGCGTCATGAAATCTCACATTCAGGTCGAAAACTATTCAGTTGCGACGTGTGCCATAAACCATTCTCACGTAAAGATAACCTCAATAAGCATAGAAG AATTCACACAACTGGCACAAATCTCTATAACTGTGAAATATGCAACAAACAGTTTGCTGTGAGAGCCTATTACGAAGAGCATAAGCAGATGCATGAAGATGCCACATCTGCTGGCATCGGAAATTCAAATCAAAAG GCTGAGAAAACAACAAATGGGCCTAACACCATCAACACAGATGTGGCTGTGCCACATTCACAAGTTGCCAgcagacagcaacaacaaacgcaatTGCTGCAACAAACTCAGCAACAGCAAACGCAACTGTTACAACaggcgcagcaacaacaaacacacttgttacaacaatcacaacaaaatcaacaacaagCACATTTGCAGCAGCATtctcaacaacaacagcaaacccACCTGTTACAAcactctcaacaacaacaacagcaacctgAGTTGACAGCTATACCGCCGTCATTAATGTCAACGAGTCAACCCCAaacacaacaaatacaaatagtTCAGCATCAAGCGGGCAACACACAATTTCAGCAGCAGCACCAACCACAACACATAATGCAATTACAATTGCCGACAGTTGTAGGTGCACAGGATTTGGCAGGCAATACTATTACCATAACACAGTCGCATGATCCAACACTGAAAGCTACAATCGGCAGCCATGATGCGACGGTACTGAATCTGCCTTCGTCACTGGCGAACCTCATGCAACTTAGCCATGCACAGTTTGTAAACACAGCCACTGGTCAAATAATGGGTcatataaaaattgagaaatga